One window of Acidobacteriota bacterium genomic DNA carries:
- a CDS encoding TfoX/Sxy family protein — translation MASKIETVQFIVDQIDPDCCMSYRAMFGEYSLYSKGKVVGVVADDRLFIKPTDAGKQFIGDFTEAAAYPGAKPSLLITDPIEDREWLSELIRITEKVLPAPKPKKAKR, via the coding sequence ATGGCTTCAAAAATCGAAACAGTCCAATTCATCGTCGATCAAATCGATCCCGATTGCTGTATGTCCTATCGCGCGATGTTCGGCGAATACTCTCTGTATTCCAAAGGCAAGGTCGTCGGAGTGGTCGCTGACGACCGGCTGTTTATCAAACCGACCGACGCCGGAAAGCAGTTTATCGGTGATTTCACCGAGGCCGCGGCATATCCCGGCGCGAAACCGTCGTTGCTGATCACCGACCCGATCGAGGATCGCGAATGGCTGAGCGAACTCATCAGGATCACCGAAAAAGTTCTTCCGGCGCCAAAACCGAAAAAAGCGAAAAGGTGA
- a CDS encoding PAS domain S-box protein, whose product MNEQTMDAALSPAHRIRFDGLTMAFVSVVVAAYVILHGGGLIDDTDASSVNDVLELLTISVAAVLTWRVSHHPVVDSDSRRAWHLTTLAYVVFLGGSALWFYYSSILGEEAFPSAADIGYLAFYPLMLAALLNFPTAPYDRSGRLKFGLDVAIVMVGGGLAVWSFVVQPTLANAASADDWVAPAIAVSYTVGDMVLFTGIATVLMRRALMINRTALTIIIIGLVNMFVADVGFAYLSLSGEYKGHWINILFITGNWCLVFASYYQHRLLSRPVTAAAETAEVSEWQAQGFSWLPYLAVAIGFGILLIETREFWGQWLGLIVFGALGLTFLVVLRQIVSNSENVRLQAESLERRSAMRFQTLVQNSSDLITIVGDDEKIRFESPAIANVLGYEPDELVGSNPLDLVHPDDGAARTAIFEALLAGEGNVVSKEFRFRHKNGSWRTLETVNTFFVDALSNEPAILVNSRDVTKRNEDEQRLRSYNARLERSNRELQDFAYVASHDLQEPLRKVQAFGDRLSQKYSASLTDEGADYIRRMRQASLRMQTLINDLLTFSRVTTKARPFTPTDLNSVVGNVLSDLEIRIDELKARVEIGDLPRIEADELQMHQLFQNLIGNALKFHQKDVLPVVRVHAEEAPDPNPATNLADAVPACRIVVEDNGIGFDEKYLDRIFTVFQRLHGRGEYEGSGVGLAVCRKIVERHNGDVTASSSPGKGAKFIITLPLEQRAAEELYEQP is encoded by the coding sequence ATGAATGAACAAACCATGGACGCCGCTTTGAGTCCGGCTCACCGGATCAGGTTCGACGGTCTGACGATGGCTTTCGTCAGCGTCGTCGTTGCGGCCTACGTGATTCTGCACGGCGGCGGCTTAATTGACGACACGGACGCTTCCTCCGTCAACGACGTGCTTGAACTGCTGACGATCTCCGTCGCCGCGGTGTTGACCTGGCGCGTATCGCATCACCCGGTGGTTGATTCGGACTCCCGCCGGGCCTGGCACCTGACCACCCTGGCGTACGTCGTCTTCCTCGGCGGTAGCGCTCTCTGGTTTTATTACAGTTCGATCCTCGGCGAGGAAGCCTTCCCTTCCGCGGCCGACATTGGTTATCTTGCCTTTTATCCGCTTATGCTCGCGGCACTTCTGAACTTCCCGACGGCGCCCTACGACAGATCGGGCCGTCTGAAGTTCGGACTCGACGTCGCGATCGTGATGGTCGGCGGAGGGCTGGCTGTCTGGAGTTTTGTCGTGCAGCCGACGTTGGCGAACGCGGCATCGGCCGACGATTGGGTCGCTCCGGCAATCGCCGTTTCATACACAGTCGGCGATATGGTTCTGTTTACCGGCATCGCCACCGTGTTGATGAGGCGCGCCTTGATGATCAATCGAACGGCCCTGACGATAATAATCATCGGTCTCGTCAACATGTTTGTCGCCGACGTCGGATTCGCGTATTTGTCGCTTTCCGGCGAATACAAGGGCCACTGGATCAATATCCTTTTCATCACCGGGAACTGGTGCCTCGTTTTCGCTTCGTATTATCAGCACCGTCTGCTCTCGCGTCCCGTGACCGCCGCCGCAGAAACCGCAGAAGTTTCAGAGTGGCAGGCCCAAGGTTTCAGCTGGCTTCCCTATCTCGCGGTGGCGATCGGCTTCGGGATACTCCTGATCGAAACCCGCGAATTCTGGGGCCAATGGCTCGGCCTTATCGTTTTCGGCGCATTGGGACTGACTTTTCTCGTCGTCCTTCGCCAGATCGTCTCGAACAGCGAAAACGTCCGACTGCAGGCGGAAAGCCTGGAACGACGCAGCGCGATGCGATTCCAAACTCTCGTACAGAACTCTTCTGACCTGATCACGATTGTCGGCGATGACGAGAAGATACGGTTCGAGAGCCCGGCGATCGCGAACGTCCTCGGTTACGAACCCGACGAACTCGTCGGATCGAACCCGCTCGACCTCGTTCATCCCGACGACGGCGCGGCACGAACGGCGATATTCGAGGCACTTTTGGCCGGAGAGGGAAACGTCGTTTCGAAGGAGTTCCGTTTCAGACACAAGAACGGCTCCTGGCGAACGCTCGAAACCGTCAACACGTTCTTCGTCGATGCGCTCTCAAACGAGCCGGCGATTCTCGTCAATTCGCGCGACGTCACCAAACGGAACGAAGACGAACAACGGCTTCGCTCCTACAACGCGCGTCTCGAACGCAGCAACCGCGAGCTTCAGGATTTCGCGTACGTCGCTTCGCACGACCTTCAGGAGCCGCTGCGCAAAGTACAGGCCTTCGGGGACCGCCTTTCTCAAAAGTATTCCGCGTCCCTGACCGACGAGGGCGCCGACTATATCCGCCGGATGCGACAGGCGTCGCTGCGGATGCAGACGCTGATCAACGATCTGCTGACCTTTTCGCGGGTCACGACGAAAGCCCGGCCCTTCACGCCGACTGATCTGAACTCGGTCGTCGGGAACGTACTCTCGGATCTCGAGATCCGAATCGATGAATTGAAGGCACGGGTCGAAATCGGAGACCTTCCGCGAATCGAAGCCGACGAACTGCAGATGCACCAGCTATTTCAGAATCTCATCGGGAACGCGTTGAAGTTTCATCAAAAAGACGTGTTGCCGGTCGTCAGGGTACACGCGGAAGAAGCCCCGGATCCGAACCCCGCAACGAACCTTGCCGATGCGGTTCCGGCCTGCCGGATCGTTGTCGAGGATAACGGTATCGGCTTCGACGAGAAGTATCTCGACCGGATCTTCACGGTCTTTCAGCGCTTGCACGGCCGCGGCGAGTACGAGGGATCCGGTGTCGGGCTTGCCGTTTGCCGGAAGATCGTAGAACGCCACAACGGCGACGTGACCGCTTCGAGCTCACCCGGAAAGGGAGCGAAGTTTATCATAACATTGCCGCTCGAACAGCGTGCCGCAGAGGAATTGTATGAGCAACCATAA
- a CDS encoding NAD(P)-dependent alcohol dehydrogenase gives MRAVVYGPSHTLQLAEIEKPVPAGDEVLLRVRAAAVNPLDGHLLKAPPWLRKLMFAMIATKVRRPGADISGEVEAVGRNVTRFKPGDAVFGGSGGGAFAEYACPRESKVVAKPPGIGFEAAACVNVAGITALQGLRDVAGVVPGQKVLINGASGGVGTFAVQIAKWMGADVTAVCSTRNVNLARGLGADRVIDYTCENILESDERFDVIFDLVSDKPLLELRRILTPEGKWIGAGVLGVDTSMINMIASSLKTPLLSLFTGQKFTSFMAKTGSDDLQVLAKLIETGHIAPVIDRTFSLDEVPDAVRYVDTKRARGKVVISVGE, from the coding sequence ATGAGAGCAGTCGTTTACGGTCCGTCACACACGCTTCAACTCGCCGAGATCGAAAAACCCGTTCCGGCCGGTGACGAAGTACTGTTGCGAGTCCGCGCCGCGGCCGTGAACCCGCTTGACGGTCATCTGCTGAAGGCCCCGCCGTGGTTGCGAAAACTGATGTTCGCGATGATCGCGACAAAGGTAAGGCGGCCCGGCGCCGATATCTCCGGCGAGGTCGAGGCGGTCGGTCGCAATGTAACACGCTTTAAGCCCGGCGATGCGGTATTCGGAGGTTCCGGCGGCGGTGCGTTTGCCGAGTACGCGTGCCCGCGCGAGTCGAAAGTTGTCGCAAAGCCTCCGGGTATCGGATTTGAAGCGGCGGCATGTGTCAATGTCGCGGGCATTACCGCGCTGCAAGGCCTTCGGGACGTCGCCGGTGTTGTTCCCGGCCAAAAGGTGCTGATCAACGGGGCTTCGGGGGGAGTCGGAACGTTCGCCGTGCAGATCGCAAAATGGATGGGCGCCGATGTAACCGCTGTTTGCAGCACGCGAAACGTAAATCTCGCGCGCGGCCTCGGGGCTGATCGTGTTATCGATTACACATGCGAGAATATTCTCGAGAGCGATGAACGTTTCGACGTGATCTTCGACCTCGTTTCAGACAAACCGCTGCTGGAGTTGAGGCGCATACTGACGCCGGAAGGGAAATGGATCGGCGCCGGCGTTCTCGGGGTCGACACGTCGATGATCAATATGATCGCAAGCTCTCTCAAGACTCCGTTGCTGTCTCTTTTCACCGGTCAAAAGTTCACCTCGTTCATGGCGAAAACCGGCAGCGACGACCTGCAGGTGCTGGCAAAGCTGATCGAGACCGGCCACATTGCACCGGTCATTGACCGCACGTTTAGTCTCGACGAGGTTCCGGATGCTGTCCGCTACGTCGATACCAAACGCGCACGCGGAAAGGTCGTGATCTCGGTCGGGGAATGA
- a CDS encoding hydroxymethylglutaryl-CoA reductase → MSFFPIPSMLLRQLYTNNSLKNTDGGVQFALKNRLSDGEFSELTGVRIDGRDIDLGSVTLDLGDGAFIPAASVRDVSFPLRTVLTVRCAGLQLENGKHKIGIAFKAKPFGSLKFDVGDSIAETESLEVRIPRDETDDYGEAAIKARQDFVEQYSGAKLEHLRSYSFDPRTTSGNCENFTGVAQIPIGFAGPLKVNGEFATGEYLIPLATTEGTLIASYNRGIKVLNLSGGVKSTVVSDAMQRAPVFVFEDARAGRKFVSWVLDNIDKIKEEAEATSSVAKLKYIDPYTSNKFVYLRFNYTTGDAAGQNMVGRATFAACSWIIDAYEENKIKHFYLESNFATDKKASQVNVMRTRGKRVTAECTVPRNVLIEHMRVEPESLVYHSGVANVGSFMSGANNNGAHSANGITAMFIATGQDVANVSESSAGIIYSELTAEKDLYISITIPSLIVATHGGGTGLATQRECLEVLGCVGRGTVNKFAEIVAGVVLAGEISLGSAISSSDWVSSHEKYGRNR, encoded by the coding sequence ATGTCATTCTTCCCGATTCCGAGCATGCTTTTGCGGCAGCTCTACACGAACAACAGTCTCAAGAACACCGATGGCGGCGTGCAGTTCGCACTCAAGAACCGGCTCAGCGACGGCGAATTCAGCGAATTGACCGGTGTCCGCATCGACGGCCGTGACATCGATCTCGGTTCGGTCACGCTCGATCTCGGCGACGGCGCCTTTATTCCGGCAGCATCGGTCCGCGACGTTTCATTTCCGCTCCGCACGGTCCTGACCGTGCGCTGCGCCGGGCTTCAGCTTGAGAACGGGAAACACAAGATCGGAATCGCATTCAAGGCCAAGCCCTTCGGCTCGCTGAAATTCGACGTCGGGGACTCGATCGCCGAGACCGAAAGCCTCGAGGTCCGCATCCCGCGCGACGAGACCGACGACTACGGCGAAGCGGCGATCAAGGCGCGTCAGGACTTCGTCGAACAGTATTCCGGCGCAAAGCTCGAACATCTCCGGAGTTACTCGTTCGACCCGCGGACCACGTCCGGGAATTGCGAGAATTTCACCGGCGTCGCGCAGATCCCGATCGGTTTTGCCGGACCGCTGAAAGTCAACGGCGAGTTCGCAACGGGCGAGTACCTGATCCCGCTGGCGACCACCGAGGGCACGCTGATCGCGTCCTACAACCGCGGAATCAAGGTTTTGAATCTATCTGGCGGCGTCAAATCAACGGTCGTCAGCGACGCGATGCAGCGCGCGCCGGTCTTTGTGTTCGAAGACGCGCGCGCGGGTCGAAAATTCGTTTCGTGGGTCCTCGACAATATCGACAAGATCAAGGAAGAAGCCGAAGCGACTTCGTCAGTCGCAAAACTCAAATACATCGATCCGTACACGTCGAACAAATTCGTATATCTGCGTTTCAATTACACGACCGGCGACGCCGCCGGCCAGAATATGGTCGGACGCGCGACGTTCGCCGCCTGCAGTTGGATCATCGACGCCTACGAAGAGAACAAGATCAAGCATTTCTATCTCGAATCGAACTTCGCGACCGACAAAAAGGCGTCGCAGGTCAACGTGATGCGGACGCGCGGGAAACGGGTTACCGCGGAATGCACGGTTCCGCGAAACGTTTTGATCGAACATATGCGCGTCGAGCCCGAATCGTTGGTCTATCATTCTGGCGTCGCGAATGTCGGATCGTTTATGTCGGGCGCCAACAACAACGGCGCGCATTCGGCGAACGGCATTACGGCGATGTTCATCGCCACCGGACAGGACGTCGCGAACGTCTCGGAATCGTCGGCGGGAATCATCTATTCGGAACTGACGGCGGAGAAGGATCTCTACATCTCGATCACCATCCCGTCGCTGATCGTCGCCACGCACGGCGGCGGAACGGGCCTCGCGACGCAGCGCGAATGCCTCGAAGTGCTCGGCTGCGTCGGCCGCGGAACGGTCAACAAATTCGCCGAGATCGTCGCCGGCGTCGTCCTCGCGGGCGAGATCTCGTTGGGCTCCGCGATTTCGAGCTCCGATTGGGTCTCGAGCCACGAGAAGTACGGAAGGAACCGGTAG